A stretch of Salvelinus alpinus chromosome 4, SLU_Salpinus.1, whole genome shotgun sequence DNA encodes these proteins:
- the LOC139573119 gene encoding catenin beta-1 isoform X2 has product MASQSDLMELDMAMEPDRKAAVSHWQQQSYLDSGIHSGATTTAPSLSGKGNPEEEDVDNQVLYEWEQGFSQSFTQDQVSDIDGQYAMTRAQRVRAAMFPETLDEGMQLPSTQFDGAHPTNVQRLAEPSQMLKHAVVNLINYQDDAELATRAIPELTKLLNDEDQVVVNKAAVMVHQLSKKEASRHAIMRSPQMVSAIVRTMQNTNDVETARCTAGTLHNLSHHREGLLAIFKSGGIPALVKMLGSPVDSVLFYAITTLHNLLLHQEGAKMAVRLAGGLQKMVALLNKTNVKFLAITTDCLQILAYGNQESKLIILASGGPQALVNIMRTYTYEKLLWTTSRVLKVLSVCSSNKPAIVEAGGMQALGLHLTDPSQRLVQNCLWTLRNLSDAATKQEGMEGLLGTLVQLLGSDDINVVTCAAGILSNLTCNNYKNKMMVCQVGGIEALVRTVLRAGDREDITEPAICALRHLTSRHQDAEMAQNAVRLHYGLPVVVKLLHPPSHWPLIKATVGLIRNLALCPANHAPLREQGAIPRLVQLLVRAHQDTQRRTSMGGTQQQFVEGVRMEEIVEGCTGALHILARDVHNRIVIRGLNTIPLFVQLLYSPIENIQRVAAGVLCELAQDKEAAEAIEAEGATAPLTELLHSRNEGVATYAAAVLFRMSEDKPQDYKKRLSVELTSSLFRTEPMTWNETGDLGLDIGAQGDALGYRQEDPSYRSFHSGGYGQDSMGMDSMMDHDMGAHHPGPEYPVDGLPDLGHAQDLIDGLPPGDSNQLAWFDTDL; this is encoded by the exons ATGGCTTCCCAGT CTGATCTGATGGAGCTGGACATGGCCATGGAGCCTGACCGGAAGGCTGCAGTGAGCCACTGGCAGCAGCAGTCGTACTTGGACTCTGGTATCCACTCAGGGGCTACCACCACCGCCCCCTCCCTGAGTGGAAAGGGCAACCCAGAAGAAGAGGATGTGGATAACCAGGTGCTGTACGAGTGGGAGCAGGGCTTCTCTCAGTCCTTCACACAAGACCAAGTGTCAG ACATTGACGGGCAGTATGCCATGACCAGAGCCCAGAGGGTGCGTGCTGCCATGTTTCCAGAGACCCTGGATGAGGGCATGCAGCTCCCCTCCACCCAGTTTGATGGGGCCCACCCCACCAACGTGCAGCGGCTGGCTGAGCCCTCTCAGATGCTGAAGCATGCCGTGGTGAACCTCATCAACTACCAGGATGACGCCGAGCTGGCCACGCGCGCCATCCCTGAGCTGACCAAACTACTCAACGACGAGGACCAG GTGGTGGTGAACAAGGCTGCAGTGATGGTGCACCAGCTGTCCAAAAAGGAGGCTAGCCGCCACGCCATCATGCGCTCCCCCCAGATGGTGTCGGCAATCGTGCGCACCATGCAGAACACCAACGATGTGGAGACAGCCCGCTGCACCGCTGGCACCCTGCACAACCTGTCCCACCACAGAGAGGGTCTGCTGGCCATCTTCAAGTCCGGGGGCATCCCTGCCCTTGTCAAAATGCTTGG GTCCCCAGTGGACTCGGTGCTGTTCTACGCCATCACCACCCTACACAACCTGCTGCTCCACCAGGAGGGTGCCAAGATGGCTGTGCGCCTGGCCGGGGGCCTGCAGAAAATGGTGGCCTTGCTCAACAAGACAAATGTCAAATTCCTCGCCATCACAACAGATTGCCTTCAGATTCTTGCCTACGGCAACCAAGAAAGCAAG CTTATCATCCTGGCCAGCGGTGGGccccaggccctggtcaacatcATGAGGACCTACACATATGAAAAGCTGTTGTGGACTACAAGTAGAGTTCTCAAagtgctctctgtctgctccagcAACAAGCCTGCCATTGTAGAGGCTG GTGGTATGCAGGCTCTTGGGCTTCACCTCACAGACCCCAGTCAGAGACTAGTCCAGAACTGCCTGTGGACCCTCAGGAACCTGTCAGACGCTGCCACCAAACAG GAGGGTATGGAAGGTCTGCTGGGGACCCTGGTCCAGCTCCTGGGCTCTGATGACATCAACGTGGTGACGTGTGCTGCCGGCATCCTGTCCAACCTCACCTGCAACAACTACAAGAACAAGATGATGGTGTGTCAGGTTGGGGGGATTGAGGCGCTGGTCCGTACTGTGCTGCGTGCCGGAGACCGCGAGGACATCACTGAGCCGGCCATCTGCGCCCTGCGCCACCTCACCAGCCGCCACCAGGATGCTGAGATGGCCCAGAATGCTGTGCGGCTTCACTACGGCCTGCCTGTGGTGGTCAAGCTGCTGCATCCCCCCTCCCACTGGCCCCTCATCAAG GCCACTGTGGGCCTAATCCGTAACCTGGCCCTGTGTCCAGCCAACCATGCCCCTCTGCGTGAGCAGGGGGCCATCCCCAGACTGGTGCAGCTGCTGGTCAGAGCCCACCAGGACACCCAGAGACGCACCTCCATGGGAGGCACCCAGCAGCAGTTTGTG GAGGGAGTTCGTATGGAGGAGATCGTGGAGGGCTGTACTGGCGCTCTGCACATCCTGGCTAGAGACGTCCACAACAGAATCGTCATCAGAGGACTCAACACCATTCCACTCTTTGTCCAG CTGTTGTATTCTCCCATTGAGAACATTCAGCGTGTGGCTGCAGGAGTTCTGTGTGAGTTGGCCCAGGACAAGGAGGCAGCAGAGGCCATCGAGGCTGAGGGCGCCACCGCCCCCCTCACAGAGCTGCTTCACTCCAGAAACGAGGGCGTGG CCACCTATGCTGCTGCAGTTCTGTTCCGTATGTCCGAAGACAAGCCCCAGGACTATAAGAAGCGTCTGTCTGTGGAGCTCACCAGCTCCCTGTTCAGGACGGAGCCTATGACCTGGAACGAG ACAGGAGATCTGGGCCTGGACATCGGAGCTCAGGGAGATGCCCTGGGCTACCGGCAGGAAG ACCCTAGCTATCGCTCCTTCCACTCTGGGGGATATGGGCAGGACTCCATGGGTATGGACTCCATGATGGACCATGACATGGGTGCCCACCACCCCGGCCCTGAATACCCAGTCGACGGGCTGCCCGACCTGGGCCACGCCCAAGACCTGAtcgatgggctgcccccaggcgACAGCAATCAGTTGGCTTGGTTTGATACTGACCTGTAA
- the LOC139573119 gene encoding catenin beta-1 isoform X3, producing MASQSDLMELDMAMEPDRKAAVSHWQQQSYLDSGIHSGATTTAPSLSGKGNPEEEDVDNQVLYEWEQGFSQSFTQDQVSDIDGQYAMTRAQRVRAAMFPETLDEGMQLPSTQFDGAHPTNVQRLAEPSQMLKHAVVNLINYQDDAELATRAIPELTKLLNDEDQVVVNKAAVMVHQLSKKEASRHAIMRSPQMVSAIVRTMQNTNDVETARCTAGTLHNLSHHREGLLAIFKSGGIPALVKMLGSPVDSVLFYAITTLHNLLLHQEGAKMAVRLAGGLQKMVALLNKTNVKFLAITTDCLQILAYGNQESKLIILASGGPQALVNIMRTYTYEKLLWTTSRVLKVLSVCSSNKPAIVEAGGMQALGLHLTDPSQRLVQNCLWTLRNLSDAATKQTTLAEVDVMQEGMEGLLGTLVQLLGSDDINVVTCAAGILSNLTCNNYKNKMMVCQVGGIEALVRTVLRAGDREDITEPAICALRHLTSRHQDAEMAQNAVRLHYGLPVVVKLLHPPSHWPLIKATVGLIRNLALCPANHAPLREQGAIPRLVQLLVRAHQDTQRRTSMGGTQQQFVEGVRMEEIVEGCTGALHILARDVHNRIVIRGLNTIPLFVQLLYSPIENIQRVAAGVLCELAQDKEAAEAIEAEGATAPLTELLHSRNEGVATYAAAVLFRMSEDKPQDYKKRLSVELTSSLFRTEPMTWNETGDLGLDIGAQGDALGYRQEGVSSDLNEPAL from the exons ATGGCTTCCCAGT CTGATCTGATGGAGCTGGACATGGCCATGGAGCCTGACCGGAAGGCTGCAGTGAGCCACTGGCAGCAGCAGTCGTACTTGGACTCTGGTATCCACTCAGGGGCTACCACCACCGCCCCCTCCCTGAGTGGAAAGGGCAACCCAGAAGAAGAGGATGTGGATAACCAGGTGCTGTACGAGTGGGAGCAGGGCTTCTCTCAGTCCTTCACACAAGACCAAGTGTCAG ACATTGACGGGCAGTATGCCATGACCAGAGCCCAGAGGGTGCGTGCTGCCATGTTTCCAGAGACCCTGGATGAGGGCATGCAGCTCCCCTCCACCCAGTTTGATGGGGCCCACCCCACCAACGTGCAGCGGCTGGCTGAGCCCTCTCAGATGCTGAAGCATGCCGTGGTGAACCTCATCAACTACCAGGATGACGCCGAGCTGGCCACGCGCGCCATCCCTGAGCTGACCAAACTACTCAACGACGAGGACCAG GTGGTGGTGAACAAGGCTGCAGTGATGGTGCACCAGCTGTCCAAAAAGGAGGCTAGCCGCCACGCCATCATGCGCTCCCCCCAGATGGTGTCGGCAATCGTGCGCACCATGCAGAACACCAACGATGTGGAGACAGCCCGCTGCACCGCTGGCACCCTGCACAACCTGTCCCACCACAGAGAGGGTCTGCTGGCCATCTTCAAGTCCGGGGGCATCCCTGCCCTTGTCAAAATGCTTGG GTCCCCAGTGGACTCGGTGCTGTTCTACGCCATCACCACCCTACACAACCTGCTGCTCCACCAGGAGGGTGCCAAGATGGCTGTGCGCCTGGCCGGGGGCCTGCAGAAAATGGTGGCCTTGCTCAACAAGACAAATGTCAAATTCCTCGCCATCACAACAGATTGCCTTCAGATTCTTGCCTACGGCAACCAAGAAAGCAAG CTTATCATCCTGGCCAGCGGTGGGccccaggccctggtcaacatcATGAGGACCTACACATATGAAAAGCTGTTGTGGACTACAAGTAGAGTTCTCAAagtgctctctgtctgctccagcAACAAGCCTGCCATTGTAGAGGCTG GTGGTATGCAGGCTCTTGGGCTTCACCTCACAGACCCCAGTCAGAGACTAGTCCAGAACTGCCTGTGGACCCTCAGGAACCTGTCAGACGCTGCCACCAAACAG ACGACCTTAGCTGAAGTAGATGTGATGCAG GAGGGTATGGAAGGTCTGCTGGGGACCCTGGTCCAGCTCCTGGGCTCTGATGACATCAACGTGGTGACGTGTGCTGCCGGCATCCTGTCCAACCTCACCTGCAACAACTACAAGAACAAGATGATGGTGTGTCAGGTTGGGGGGATTGAGGCGCTGGTCCGTACTGTGCTGCGTGCCGGAGACCGCGAGGACATCACTGAGCCGGCCATCTGCGCCCTGCGCCACCTCACCAGCCGCCACCAGGATGCTGAGATGGCCCAGAATGCTGTGCGGCTTCACTACGGCCTGCCTGTGGTGGTCAAGCTGCTGCATCCCCCCTCCCACTGGCCCCTCATCAAG GCCACTGTGGGCCTAATCCGTAACCTGGCCCTGTGTCCAGCCAACCATGCCCCTCTGCGTGAGCAGGGGGCCATCCCCAGACTGGTGCAGCTGCTGGTCAGAGCCCACCAGGACACCCAGAGACGCACCTCCATGGGAGGCACCCAGCAGCAGTTTGTG GAGGGAGTTCGTATGGAGGAGATCGTGGAGGGCTGTACTGGCGCTCTGCACATCCTGGCTAGAGACGTCCACAACAGAATCGTCATCAGAGGACTCAACACCATTCCACTCTTTGTCCAG CTGTTGTATTCTCCCATTGAGAACATTCAGCGTGTGGCTGCAGGAGTTCTGTGTGAGTTGGCCCAGGACAAGGAGGCAGCAGAGGCCATCGAGGCTGAGGGCGCCACCGCCCCCCTCACAGAGCTGCTTCACTCCAGAAACGAGGGCGTGG CCACCTATGCTGCTGCAGTTCTGTTCCGTATGTCCGAAGACAAGCCCCAGGACTATAAGAAGCGTCTGTCTGTGGAGCTCACCAGCTCCCTGTTCAGGACGGAGCCTATGACCTGGAACGAG ACAGGAGATCTGGGCCTGGACATCGGAGCTCAGGGAGATGCCCTGGGCTACCGGCAGGAAG GTGTATCGTCTGATCTGAATGAACCTGCATTGTGA
- the LOC139573119 gene encoding catenin beta-1 isoform X1, with amino-acid sequence MASQSDLMELDMAMEPDRKAAVSHWQQQSYLDSGIHSGATTTAPSLSGKGNPEEEDVDNQVLYEWEQGFSQSFTQDQVSDIDGQYAMTRAQRVRAAMFPETLDEGMQLPSTQFDGAHPTNVQRLAEPSQMLKHAVVNLINYQDDAELATRAIPELTKLLNDEDQVVVNKAAVMVHQLSKKEASRHAIMRSPQMVSAIVRTMQNTNDVETARCTAGTLHNLSHHREGLLAIFKSGGIPALVKMLGSPVDSVLFYAITTLHNLLLHQEGAKMAVRLAGGLQKMVALLNKTNVKFLAITTDCLQILAYGNQESKLIILASGGPQALVNIMRTYTYEKLLWTTSRVLKVLSVCSSNKPAIVEAGGMQALGLHLTDPSQRLVQNCLWTLRNLSDAATKQTTLAEVDVMQEGMEGLLGTLVQLLGSDDINVVTCAAGILSNLTCNNYKNKMMVCQVGGIEALVRTVLRAGDREDITEPAICALRHLTSRHQDAEMAQNAVRLHYGLPVVVKLLHPPSHWPLIKATVGLIRNLALCPANHAPLREQGAIPRLVQLLVRAHQDTQRRTSMGGTQQQFVEGVRMEEIVEGCTGALHILARDVHNRIVIRGLNTIPLFVQLLYSPIENIQRVAAGVLCELAQDKEAAEAIEAEGATAPLTELLHSRNEGVATYAAAVLFRMSEDKPQDYKKRLSVELTSSLFRTEPMTWNETGDLGLDIGAQGDALGYRQEDPSYRSFHSGGYGQDSMGMDSMMDHDMGAHHPGPEYPVDGLPDLGHAQDLIDGLPPGDSNQLAWFDTDL; translated from the exons ATGGCTTCCCAGT CTGATCTGATGGAGCTGGACATGGCCATGGAGCCTGACCGGAAGGCTGCAGTGAGCCACTGGCAGCAGCAGTCGTACTTGGACTCTGGTATCCACTCAGGGGCTACCACCACCGCCCCCTCCCTGAGTGGAAAGGGCAACCCAGAAGAAGAGGATGTGGATAACCAGGTGCTGTACGAGTGGGAGCAGGGCTTCTCTCAGTCCTTCACACAAGACCAAGTGTCAG ACATTGACGGGCAGTATGCCATGACCAGAGCCCAGAGGGTGCGTGCTGCCATGTTTCCAGAGACCCTGGATGAGGGCATGCAGCTCCCCTCCACCCAGTTTGATGGGGCCCACCCCACCAACGTGCAGCGGCTGGCTGAGCCCTCTCAGATGCTGAAGCATGCCGTGGTGAACCTCATCAACTACCAGGATGACGCCGAGCTGGCCACGCGCGCCATCCCTGAGCTGACCAAACTACTCAACGACGAGGACCAG GTGGTGGTGAACAAGGCTGCAGTGATGGTGCACCAGCTGTCCAAAAAGGAGGCTAGCCGCCACGCCATCATGCGCTCCCCCCAGATGGTGTCGGCAATCGTGCGCACCATGCAGAACACCAACGATGTGGAGACAGCCCGCTGCACCGCTGGCACCCTGCACAACCTGTCCCACCACAGAGAGGGTCTGCTGGCCATCTTCAAGTCCGGGGGCATCCCTGCCCTTGTCAAAATGCTTGG GTCCCCAGTGGACTCGGTGCTGTTCTACGCCATCACCACCCTACACAACCTGCTGCTCCACCAGGAGGGTGCCAAGATGGCTGTGCGCCTGGCCGGGGGCCTGCAGAAAATGGTGGCCTTGCTCAACAAGACAAATGTCAAATTCCTCGCCATCACAACAGATTGCCTTCAGATTCTTGCCTACGGCAACCAAGAAAGCAAG CTTATCATCCTGGCCAGCGGTGGGccccaggccctggtcaacatcATGAGGACCTACACATATGAAAAGCTGTTGTGGACTACAAGTAGAGTTCTCAAagtgctctctgtctgctccagcAACAAGCCTGCCATTGTAGAGGCTG GTGGTATGCAGGCTCTTGGGCTTCACCTCACAGACCCCAGTCAGAGACTAGTCCAGAACTGCCTGTGGACCCTCAGGAACCTGTCAGACGCTGCCACCAAACAG ACGACCTTAGCTGAAGTAGATGTGATGCAG GAGGGTATGGAAGGTCTGCTGGGGACCCTGGTCCAGCTCCTGGGCTCTGATGACATCAACGTGGTGACGTGTGCTGCCGGCATCCTGTCCAACCTCACCTGCAACAACTACAAGAACAAGATGATGGTGTGTCAGGTTGGGGGGATTGAGGCGCTGGTCCGTACTGTGCTGCGTGCCGGAGACCGCGAGGACATCACTGAGCCGGCCATCTGCGCCCTGCGCCACCTCACCAGCCGCCACCAGGATGCTGAGATGGCCCAGAATGCTGTGCGGCTTCACTACGGCCTGCCTGTGGTGGTCAAGCTGCTGCATCCCCCCTCCCACTGGCCCCTCATCAAG GCCACTGTGGGCCTAATCCGTAACCTGGCCCTGTGTCCAGCCAACCATGCCCCTCTGCGTGAGCAGGGGGCCATCCCCAGACTGGTGCAGCTGCTGGTCAGAGCCCACCAGGACACCCAGAGACGCACCTCCATGGGAGGCACCCAGCAGCAGTTTGTG GAGGGAGTTCGTATGGAGGAGATCGTGGAGGGCTGTACTGGCGCTCTGCACATCCTGGCTAGAGACGTCCACAACAGAATCGTCATCAGAGGACTCAACACCATTCCACTCTTTGTCCAG CTGTTGTATTCTCCCATTGAGAACATTCAGCGTGTGGCTGCAGGAGTTCTGTGTGAGTTGGCCCAGGACAAGGAGGCAGCAGAGGCCATCGAGGCTGAGGGCGCCACCGCCCCCCTCACAGAGCTGCTTCACTCCAGAAACGAGGGCGTGG CCACCTATGCTGCTGCAGTTCTGTTCCGTATGTCCGAAGACAAGCCCCAGGACTATAAGAAGCGTCTGTCTGTGGAGCTCACCAGCTCCCTGTTCAGGACGGAGCCTATGACCTGGAACGAG ACAGGAGATCTGGGCCTGGACATCGGAGCTCAGGGAGATGCCCTGGGCTACCGGCAGGAAG ACCCTAGCTATCGCTCCTTCCACTCTGGGGGATATGGGCAGGACTCCATGGGTATGGACTCCATGATGGACCATGACATGGGTGCCCACCACCCCGGCCCTGAATACCCAGTCGACGGGCTGCCCGACCTGGGCCACGCCCAAGACCTGAtcgatgggctgcccccaggcgACAGCAATCAGTTGGCTTGGTTTGATACTGACCTGTAA
- the LOC139573119 gene encoding catenin beta-1 isoform X4 has product MASQSDLMELDMAMEPDRKAAVSHWQQQSYLDSGIHSGATTTAPSLSGKGNPEEEDVDNQVLYEWEQGFSQSFTQDQVSDIDGQYAMTRAQRVRAAMFPETLDEGMQLPSTQFDGAHPTNVQRLAEPSQMLKHAVVNLINYQDDAELATRAIPELTKLLNDEDQVVVNKAAVMVHQLSKKEASRHAIMRSPQMVSAIVRTMQNTNDVETARCTAGTLHNLSHHREGLLAIFKSGGIPALVKMLGSPVDSVLFYAITTLHNLLLHQEGAKMAVRLAGGLQKMVALLNKTNVKFLAITTDCLQILAYGNQESKLIILASGGPQALVNIMRTYTYEKLLWTTSRVLKVLSVCSSNKPAIVEAGGMQALGLHLTDPSQRLVQNCLWTLRNLSDAATKQEGMEGLLGTLVQLLGSDDINVVTCAAGILSNLTCNNYKNKMMVCQVGGIEALVRTVLRAGDREDITEPAICALRHLTSRHQDAEMAQNAVRLHYGLPVVVKLLHPPSHWPLIKATVGLIRNLALCPANHAPLREQGAIPRLVQLLVRAHQDTQRRTSMGGTQQQFVEGVRMEEIVEGCTGALHILARDVHNRIVIRGLNTIPLFVQLLYSPIENIQRVAAGVLCELAQDKEAAEAIEAEGATAPLTELLHSRNEGVATYAAAVLFRMSEDKPQDYKKRLSVELTSSLFRTEPMTWNETGDLGLDIGAQGDALGYRQEGVSSDLNEPAL; this is encoded by the exons ATGGCTTCCCAGT CTGATCTGATGGAGCTGGACATGGCCATGGAGCCTGACCGGAAGGCTGCAGTGAGCCACTGGCAGCAGCAGTCGTACTTGGACTCTGGTATCCACTCAGGGGCTACCACCACCGCCCCCTCCCTGAGTGGAAAGGGCAACCCAGAAGAAGAGGATGTGGATAACCAGGTGCTGTACGAGTGGGAGCAGGGCTTCTCTCAGTCCTTCACACAAGACCAAGTGTCAG ACATTGACGGGCAGTATGCCATGACCAGAGCCCAGAGGGTGCGTGCTGCCATGTTTCCAGAGACCCTGGATGAGGGCATGCAGCTCCCCTCCACCCAGTTTGATGGGGCCCACCCCACCAACGTGCAGCGGCTGGCTGAGCCCTCTCAGATGCTGAAGCATGCCGTGGTGAACCTCATCAACTACCAGGATGACGCCGAGCTGGCCACGCGCGCCATCCCTGAGCTGACCAAACTACTCAACGACGAGGACCAG GTGGTGGTGAACAAGGCTGCAGTGATGGTGCACCAGCTGTCCAAAAAGGAGGCTAGCCGCCACGCCATCATGCGCTCCCCCCAGATGGTGTCGGCAATCGTGCGCACCATGCAGAACACCAACGATGTGGAGACAGCCCGCTGCACCGCTGGCACCCTGCACAACCTGTCCCACCACAGAGAGGGTCTGCTGGCCATCTTCAAGTCCGGGGGCATCCCTGCCCTTGTCAAAATGCTTGG GTCCCCAGTGGACTCGGTGCTGTTCTACGCCATCACCACCCTACACAACCTGCTGCTCCACCAGGAGGGTGCCAAGATGGCTGTGCGCCTGGCCGGGGGCCTGCAGAAAATGGTGGCCTTGCTCAACAAGACAAATGTCAAATTCCTCGCCATCACAACAGATTGCCTTCAGATTCTTGCCTACGGCAACCAAGAAAGCAAG CTTATCATCCTGGCCAGCGGTGGGccccaggccctggtcaacatcATGAGGACCTACACATATGAAAAGCTGTTGTGGACTACAAGTAGAGTTCTCAAagtgctctctgtctgctccagcAACAAGCCTGCCATTGTAGAGGCTG GTGGTATGCAGGCTCTTGGGCTTCACCTCACAGACCCCAGTCAGAGACTAGTCCAGAACTGCCTGTGGACCCTCAGGAACCTGTCAGACGCTGCCACCAAACAG GAGGGTATGGAAGGTCTGCTGGGGACCCTGGTCCAGCTCCTGGGCTCTGATGACATCAACGTGGTGACGTGTGCTGCCGGCATCCTGTCCAACCTCACCTGCAACAACTACAAGAACAAGATGATGGTGTGTCAGGTTGGGGGGATTGAGGCGCTGGTCCGTACTGTGCTGCGTGCCGGAGACCGCGAGGACATCACTGAGCCGGCCATCTGCGCCCTGCGCCACCTCACCAGCCGCCACCAGGATGCTGAGATGGCCCAGAATGCTGTGCGGCTTCACTACGGCCTGCCTGTGGTGGTCAAGCTGCTGCATCCCCCCTCCCACTGGCCCCTCATCAAG GCCACTGTGGGCCTAATCCGTAACCTGGCCCTGTGTCCAGCCAACCATGCCCCTCTGCGTGAGCAGGGGGCCATCCCCAGACTGGTGCAGCTGCTGGTCAGAGCCCACCAGGACACCCAGAGACGCACCTCCATGGGAGGCACCCAGCAGCAGTTTGTG GAGGGAGTTCGTATGGAGGAGATCGTGGAGGGCTGTACTGGCGCTCTGCACATCCTGGCTAGAGACGTCCACAACAGAATCGTCATCAGAGGACTCAACACCATTCCACTCTTTGTCCAG CTGTTGTATTCTCCCATTGAGAACATTCAGCGTGTGGCTGCAGGAGTTCTGTGTGAGTTGGCCCAGGACAAGGAGGCAGCAGAGGCCATCGAGGCTGAGGGCGCCACCGCCCCCCTCACAGAGCTGCTTCACTCCAGAAACGAGGGCGTGG CCACCTATGCTGCTGCAGTTCTGTTCCGTATGTCCGAAGACAAGCCCCAGGACTATAAGAAGCGTCTGTCTGTGGAGCTCACCAGCTCCCTGTTCAGGACGGAGCCTATGACCTGGAACGAG ACAGGAGATCTGGGCCTGGACATCGGAGCTCAGGGAGATGCCCTGGGCTACCGGCAGGAAG GTGTATCGTCTGATCTGAATGAACCTGCATTGTGA